The following DNA comes from Photobacterium sp. DA100.
TTATTTGGTCCGTTGTTCATAGTTGTCCCATATCAGACGAGAATCCAAGCTTTCAGCGGCAAGCATTGTAAGCACCACCACGACACCAAAGGCAATGGCGCCCGGGCCGGGGGTAAAATCGAGTAATTGATCACGGTCTATCAGGGCGACCATGATCGAGATAACAAACAGATCCATCATCGACCATTTGCCAATCCATTGGATGAAACGGTATAGCTTCATGCGCTGCAGGTGGTTGACGCTGCGTTTGAACTGGATAGTCAGAAGGATAAAGGCCAAGCCAAGGATTTTGGCGACCGGCACGACAATACTGGCAACAAAAATAATGATGGCAATGCCGATCATATCGGAGTTTACCAATGAGGCGACACCAGAGAAGATGGTATCTTCGACACGTTTACCATTATTCAGGAAAATAGAAATCGGATACAGGTTAGCAGGGAAGATAAACACTGTTGCCGCGATAAGGTATGCCCATGTTTTTTGGATGGACTGCGGCATTCGCTTGTGGAGCGGGGTATCGCAACGCACACAGTATTCATGATCATCTTGGGTCATGTGGCAGTGATGGCAATGGCGAGCATGACTGAATTTCTTGTGTTCAGTTTCTGGTTGCCAGGCTTCCCAGTAGCGGTTGATGCTGATGCGGGTAAGGAGCAGGGCGGTCAGCAACTGCAACAATACCAGTGAATATAGTCCCGGACCGACAAAAATGTCAGCGTAGTCCTGGACCTTGAAACAGGAGATCCCAAGGCTCACTAAAAAGACATCAAACATGGCCCAGTGTTTGAGGTGTTCGATTATCCATAGTGAACGGCGAAAAAGTTTTATGCGGCGGAATCTGAGCCCTACCTGTGCCCCCAGTACCGAGCCACAGACAAGCAAAGGCGCGATGGAGCTACAGAACAAAATAAGGGCCGCAACGGCCGGGAAATTTGGCGCTAGCGAGAAAGTACCCGACGTCAGGGTAGCAGGGATCATCACTCCGAACAGGCGTATCGTGATCAGCGGAAATAAATGAGCCGGAATAAAAAGGATAAGGCAGGCGAAGGCAATCGCTAGCTCACTGGAAAAACGAAAATGACCACCTCGGTACAAGCGGGTGTTGCAGCGTGGACAATACGCACTTTGTCCCTGTTCAGCGACCTTCGGAAGCAAAGGCAAATCGCAACCGGGGCATAGTCTCGCTGTGGTCATTAACGTTTATTCCTTTAATAAAAGCTTTAAATGAACACTATATTATTATTTTAGGTTCATTCTGGCTACAGATACTTGTGCCACCGAATCGGTTTGGCTTTCGGCTGACTGTACCGAGCCATACAGGGTTTGGTACAAGCCTTCTTCGTTAACCAGCTCGAGGTGCGTACCGCTTTGGCTGACCTGTCCGTCTTCAAGCACGTAGATTACATCAGCTTGTTTAACCGCAGATAAACGGTGAGCAACAATCAGCGTGGTCCGGCCGGCCAAGAACTGGTTTAGCGCAGTATGCAGCGCCGCCTCCGTGGCAGTGTCCAATGCTGATGTCGCTTCGTCCAAAATGACAAACTCAGGGTTGGTTAGCACCATTCGCGCAATGGCGAGCCGCTGGCGCTGGCCGCCTGAGAGCTTGATCCCCTGGCGACCAATCTCGGTATCCAACCCCTCGGTCAGGCGCTGGGTGACATCCATCATTTGTGCGATTTCTAGCGCCTGCCATAGTTGATCGTCGCTGTAATCCCCTCCTAAGGTGAGGTTGTGGCGCATAGTATCATTAAATAATACAGGGTGTTGTAGGACCACTGCCATTTTGTTACGGAGTGCTTCATAGCTGACGTCTTCAATCGGATAACCATTGACCAATATCTCACCGGCATCCTTCTGGTAGATCCCCAGCAACAGCTGGATCAATGTTGATTTGCCACCGCCGGAAGAGCCCACTAGTGCTACCCGCTTACCGGCAGGAATGGTCAGGCTCATCCCGCCCAGTACTTCCTTATCCTCGTCATAGGCAAAGTGAATATTCTTTACTTCTATATCGAGACGGTGATCGTCCTGGAAGGGATTGATTTTCTGTACTGGGCGAACTTCTTCTTCGATTGCAATCAGGCCATTGAGGCGCTGCATAGCTGCCGAGGCGCTGTACCAGGCAAACTGGATCCCCAGCAGTTCCTGTACCGGACCCAGCATGAACCATAGGTAGCCGAATACGGCAAACATCTGGCCTACGGTCAGATCAGTAAACAGCACCATAATCATCGCCATGGCGCGGAACAATTCGAAGCCAACCAGAAACAGCAAGAAGGAGATACGGCCAGCGGCTTCCGACTGCCACGCATATTTATCCGCGTCATGGCGGATATCGTTGGCATTGGACTTCAGCTGGTTAAGGAAATCCCGCTCGCGGTTGGCAGCTCGCAGTTGGTAGATACCATCAAGGGTTTCCACCAGACGTTGCTGGAACCGCTCGAACGCCTGGTTTTCTTTTTTCTTCAGGGTCTTTACCCGGTTTCCCATTAGTTTGGAGGCGTAAACGACTATCGGGTTGACCAGAAGGATGAATAGGCCGAGTTGCCAGTTCAACCACAGTAAGATTGCGGCGGTGCCAAGAACGGTCAGGAAACCGATCAGGAAGCGACTTAGGGTATCGCCAACGAATTTATCGATGGTTTCGACATCCGTAATAAGGTGGGAGGTAATGCCACCGCTACCACGCTCTTCGTACTGTCGCATGCTGATACGACCAAGTTTATCGATCAGATGCTGTCGCATGTTGTAGGTGATATCTTTGGCCACGAGGGTGAATTGGCGGCTTTGCAGGATATTGAGCGCTTGGCTCCCCACGCGCATCAAGACAACGAACAACAGAACCAGCAGGATATAGGCGGTAGGCTGGTGCAGCGACTGAGGCAGAAAGTGGTTAAGGAATTCGATACCGCCAGCGGGCTTGTCGAGCAGGATCTCATCGACCATCAAAGGCATTAGCAGTGGGATAGGGACACTAATAAGGGTCGCGATGAGCGCAATAAAATTCGCGGCAATCAAGCGGGGACGATGATGTTTTGCTTGCTTTAACAGCCAAGACCAGTTAATCATTTGGTTTGAATCGTTGCTCACAATGATAATGATTCCCATTATTGATAAAAAGCCATTCTAACGGCTCAAAAAGGAGTAAGCCATGGAAATTAGATCAGAGAATTATCAAACGCTGACGAAACAAGCTATCGCGTTGATCGAGGGTGAGTCTGATCTCATTGCTAATATGTCTAATATTAGTGCGTTACTGGCCATGGAGTTAGAAGATATTAACTGGGTGGGCTTTTATATCTTGAAAGGGGACCAATTGGTATTGGGACCTTTCCAGGGGAAACCGGCTTGTGTCAGGATTCCAGTCGGTCGAGGCGTCTGCGGAACAGCCATTGCCGAGAATCGTGTTCAGCGGGTTGCCGATGTGCACCAGTTCGAAGGGCACATTGCCTGTGATGCTGCAAGCAATTCGGAGATTGTTATTCCGTTCTCGGTGAAGGGGGAATTGTTCGGTGTATTGGATATTGATAGCCCAATCTTATCAAGATTTAGTCAATCCGACGAAGATGGACTAGTTTCTTTGTTAGAAGAACTACAAAAAAGGCTCTAATTGCATGCTTTCGGTGGTTTTTCAGCGTTAGGTAACTATAATAGCGGAACAATTTCTTTTTGATTAAAGTACTAACGGCGAGGAAACTCGCTTTTGTCAGGAAAGTCCATGGAAAACTCTGAAAAGCTAACGAACAGTAAAGAAGTCATTGCCTACATTGCTGAGCGTTTCCCAAAATGTTTTACTGTTGAAGGTGAAGCGAAGCCACTTAAGATTGGTATCTTCCAAGATCTGGCTGAGCGTCTAAGCGAAGACCCTAAAGTCAGTAAAACTCAACTGCGTACCGCTCTGCGTCAATACACTTCTTCCTGGCGTTATCTTCACGGTGTAAAAGCGGGTGCAAACCGCGTTGACCTTGATGGCAACGAGTGTGGTGTGTTAGAACAAGAACACGTAGATCACGCTAAACAAGCACTTGAAGAAAGCAAGGCTAAAGTACGTGCGCGTCGTAAAGAGCAAGCAGAAGCGAAAGCAGTTGCTAGCAAGGATGGTGAAGCTAAGGCGAAAAAAATTCGTCCAAAATCTGCTAAACCAAAGAACACAAAACAAAAAACGACTAAGCTAAATAAAAAGCCTGCAGAAACGACCCGTGCACTGACTGCTGATGAAGTCGTCGTTGGCAAGAACGTTAGTGTTAATATGGGCAACGGAAACATGCCGGCAACTATCGTTGAAATTAATAAGGACGATGTGCGTGTTCGCCTATCAAATGGTTTGACCATGGTAGTTAAAGCGGAGCACCTGCGTTCGTAAAGGAGAATGCTCGACGCATGAAAGGTCGATTCCGTTTCTCACTGATTGCTGCTGGCATGATGCTAGCAGCTTCAGCACAAGCCCTAGAGGCCACATACACGTTAAGTGATCTTCCGCAGCTGGAGCCTGAAAAACAGCATGCGACTGCGAGCAAACGGGTAGCATCTCGCTTCACTCGTTCGCATTACAAGCAGTTTTCACTTGATGATGAATTTTCTTCCAGTGTCTTCACTCGATACATTGAGATGCTGGACTTCAACAAAAGCTTCCTTACTGCTTCCGATATTAGGCAATTTGAAAAATGGGAAAACCAGCTAGATGATCAACTGAAAAGGGGTGATACATCAGCGGCTTTCGACATTTTCAATACCCTGCTTAAGCGTCGTTACGACCGCTACCAATACGCGCTGACACTGCTTGATCGTGAAATCACGTTTGACGCTGATGAAGATATGGTGCTCGACCGTTCAGAAATGGACTGGCCGAAAGATCGCAACGAGCTAAATGAAATTTGGCGTCAGCGAGTTAAATACGATGCACTTAATCTGAAGCTTGCGGGTAAAGAGTGGGATGAAATTAAAGAGACACTAGGCAAGCGTTATAACAACGCACTTAAGCGTCTTACCCAGACCCATAGCGAAGATGTATTCCAGATTTATATGAATGCCTTTGCTCGTGAGGTTGACCCCCATACTAGTTATTTGTCACCGCGTAACGCCGAGCAGTTCCAGTCAGAAATGAACCTTTCCTTGGAAGGTATTGGTGCTGTTCTGCAAGTGGTTGATGACTATACAGTTATTCGCTCTTTGGTAGCTGGTGGTCCGGCTTCTGCGTCGAAAAAACTTGCCGCAGGTGACAGGATCATCGGTGTCGCGCAAGACGGCAAGGAAATGGTCGACGTGATCGGCTGGCGACTGGATGATGTTGTTCAGCTGATTAAAGGCCCTAAAGGCAGTAAAGTGGTTCTGGAGATCCTTCCAGAGGGGAATAACGCCAAAAGTTACGATGTCACTATTGTCCGTGACAAAATTCGCCTGGAAGACCGCGCTGTAAAATCTTCGGTTGAACTGTCGAGCGGCAAGAAAATTGGGGTGATTGAAATTCCAAGTTTCTATGTTGGCTTGTCTGAGGACACCAAGAAAGAGTTGGCAAAACTCAACGACCAGCAGGTTGACGGTGTTGTCATCGACTTGCGTAACAATGGTGGTGGTGCACTTACCGAAGCGACAGCACTGACTGGCTTGTTTATTAACAGTGGTCCAGTTGTACAGGTTCGTGATAGTTATGGACGAGTGAAGGTGAATGGCGATTCTGATGATCGTGTTTACTTTGACGGCCCGCTAACCGTACTGGTTAACCGCTACAGTGCATCAGCATCGGAAATTTTCGCTGCCGCGATGCAGGATTACGGGCGTGCGGTGATTCTTGGCGAGCAATCATTTGGTAAGGGTACTGTTCAGCAGCACCGTTCCCTGAACCATATTTATGATTTGTTTGATAAGCCATTGGGGCATGTTCAGTACACTATCCAGAAGTTCTACCGTATTAACGGTGGTAGTACTCAGAACTTAGGTGTAGTACCGGATTTGGCATTCCCGACGGCGGTTGATCCTTCTGAAACCGGTGAAAGTGTCGAAGACAACGCTTTGCCTTGGGATAGTATCAAGGCGGCGGAGTACCAGAAACTCTACAATTTCTCGGCGCTACTGCCTTCACTGAAAGCAAAGCATGACAAGCGTATCAGTAAAGATATGGAGTTTGGCTTTATTCAGGATGATATTGCCAAGTACCGTCTAGAGAAAGACATCAATACGATCTCCCTTAACAAGAGCAAGCGTATTGCCGAGCAAGACAAGGAAGATGCGGAGCGACTGACAAGGTTGAATCAGCGTCAGAAGGTTGCGGGCAAAAAGCCTTTCGCTAAATTGGATGATGTGCCTAAGGACTACGAAGCTCCTGATGCTTATCTGAAAGAAGCGGTTGCCATCACATCTGATCTAGCAAAATCACAAAGCTGATCCGGCAACAGCAGCAAAACCTTTATCGACACCAACGGCACCTCTTAGAGGTGCCGTTTTTTTATAGAAATCCGTTGGATAGACTTGTTTCATTAATGAGACAGCCAAAGAAATAGCACTGTTAATTCTCAATTTTTTCAATCTATGGGCTAATTGCAGGCTAGGGTTAAAGGTAGGTGATCAATTCTGGTGTTAGGGGAATGCTATGCTGAAATATGTGATTCTTGCTGTAACCCTGTTTTTTACGACATTTTCTGTCAGTTCTCGAGCTACAGATTTGACGGAATTTGATT
Coding sequences within:
- a CDS encoding paraquat-inducible protein A, encoding MTTARLCPGCDLPLLPKVAEQGQSAYCPRCNTRLYRGGHFRFSSELAIAFACLILFIPAHLFPLITIRLFGVMIPATLTSGTFSLAPNFPAVAALILFCSSIAPLLVCGSVLGAQVGLRFRRIKLFRRSLWIIEHLKHWAMFDVFLVSLGISCFKVQDYADIFVGPGLYSLVLLQLLTALLLTRISINRYWEAWQPETEHKKFSHARHCHHCHMTQDDHEYCVRCDTPLHKRMPQSIQKTWAYLIAATVFIFPANLYPISIFLNNGKRVEDTIFSGVASLVNSDMIGIAIIIFVASIVVPVAKILGLAFILLTIQFKRSVNHLQRMKLYRFIQWIGKWSMMDLFVISIMVALIDRDQLLDFTPGPGAIAFGVVVVLTMLAAESLDSRLIWDNYEQRTK
- the proQ gene encoding RNA chaperone ProQ, which codes for MENSEKLTNSKEVIAYIAERFPKCFTVEGEAKPLKIGIFQDLAERLSEDPKVSKTQLRTALRQYTSSWRYLHGVKAGANRVDLDGNECGVLEQEHVDHAKQALEESKAKVRARRKEQAEAKAVASKDGEAKAKKIRPKSAKPKNTKQKTTKLNKKPAETTRALTADEVVVGKNVSVNMGNGNMPATIVEINKDDVRVRLSNGLTMVVKAEHLRS
- the prc gene encoding carboxy terminal-processing peptidase, which encodes MKGRFRFSLIAAGMMLAASAQALEATYTLSDLPQLEPEKQHATASKRVASRFTRSHYKQFSLDDEFSSSVFTRYIEMLDFNKSFLTASDIRQFEKWENQLDDQLKRGDTSAAFDIFNTLLKRRYDRYQYALTLLDREITFDADEDMVLDRSEMDWPKDRNELNEIWRQRVKYDALNLKLAGKEWDEIKETLGKRYNNALKRLTQTHSEDVFQIYMNAFAREVDPHTSYLSPRNAEQFQSEMNLSLEGIGAVLQVVDDYTVIRSLVAGGPASASKKLAAGDRIIGVAQDGKEMVDVIGWRLDDVVQLIKGPKGSKVVLEILPEGNNAKSYDVTIVRDKIRLEDRAVKSSVELSSGKKIGVIEIPSFYVGLSEDTKKELAKLNDQQVDGVVIDLRNNGGGALTEATALTGLFINSGPVVQVRDSYGRVKVNGDSDDRVYFDGPLTVLVNRYSASASEIFAAAMQDYGRAVILGEQSFGKGTVQQHRSLNHIYDLFDKPLGHVQYTIQKFYRINGGSTQNLGVVPDLAFPTAVDPSETGESVEDNALPWDSIKAAEYQKLYNFSALLPSLKAKHDKRISKDMEFGFIQDDIAKYRLEKDINTISLNKSKRIAEQDKEDAERLTRLNQRQKVAGKKPFAKLDDVPKDYEAPDAYLKEAVAITSDLAKSQS
- a CDS encoding ABC transporter ATP-binding protein, which codes for MINWSWLLKQAKHHRPRLIAANFIALIATLISVPIPLLMPLMVDEILLDKPAGGIEFLNHFLPQSLHQPTAYILLVLLFVVLMRVGSQALNILQSRQFTLVAKDITYNMRQHLIDKLGRISMRQYEERGSGGITSHLITDVETIDKFVGDTLSRFLIGFLTVLGTAAILLWLNWQLGLFILLVNPIVVYASKLMGNRVKTLKKKENQAFERFQQRLVETLDGIYQLRAANRERDFLNQLKSNANDIRHDADKYAWQSEAAGRISFLLFLVGFELFRAMAMIMVLFTDLTVGQMFAVFGYLWFMLGPVQELLGIQFAWYSASAAMQRLNGLIAIEEEVRPVQKINPFQDDHRLDIEVKNIHFAYDEDKEVLGGMSLTIPAGKRVALVGSSGGGKSTLIQLLLGIYQKDAGEILVNGYPIEDVSYEALRNKMAVVLQHPVLFNDTMRHNLTLGGDYSDDQLWQALEIAQMMDVTQRLTEGLDTEIGRQGIKLSGGQRQRLAIARMVLTNPEFVILDEATSALDTATEAALHTALNQFLAGRTTLIVAHRLSAVKQADVIYVLEDGQVSQSGTHLELVNEEGLYQTLYGSVQSAESQTDSVAQVSVARMNLK
- a CDS encoding GAF domain-containing protein — translated: MRSENYQTLTKQAIALIEGESDLIANMSNISALLAMELEDINWVGFYILKGDQLVLGPFQGKPACVRIPVGRGVCGTAIAENRVQRVADVHQFEGHIACDAASNSEIVIPFSVKGELFGVLDIDSPILSRFSQSDEDGLVSLLEELQKRL